The Spirosoma oryzicola region TAACCAGCAGCAGGCTTTGGGCTTACGACAGCATAATTTCATTTTCGTTGGCCGGCTGATCGAATTCAAAAATTTACCAACGCTCATTACAGCATTTGCGCAGGCTATTACTCAGTCGGCCATGGCGCATCAGTGGGGCTTGGTTTTACTGGGCGATGGTGTAGAGAAAGACTCTTTACAAACTCAGATCAATGCGTTAAACCTTACTGATCGGGTAACTCTGTTATCAGGTCGTCCGTGGTTCAGGGTACCGGAGATACTGGCTCTCAGCGATGTCCTAGTGCTACCAAGCCGGTCAGAACCTTGGGGTTTGGTTGTTAATGAAGCAATGGCTTGTAGTTTACCCGCTATTGTGTCAGAACGATGCGGCTGCGTTCCGGATTTAGTGCACGACGGTCAGAATGGCTTTGTGTTTAATCCTGATCAGCCTGCTCAATTAGCCGATCAGCTTAAGCAAGTTATGGACGGATTGGTTGATCTAAAGCGGATGAAAAACGCGGCTGAACAATCAGTTGTCCCTTATTCTCCCGAAGCGGTAGCTCAGGAAATGTTTGACGGTTTTAGTAAAATCACGACATAACGTTTTACTTCGCAGCACGTTTATGCGAATCTTAAATATTTGTGCTTATACCTGGGAAGCCGGAGGCCCACCCAAAATCATCTTCGACCACACGCAGGTTGCTTTGCGCTATGGTCATCAGGTCGATATTCTCAGCCCCATTACTGCTGGCGAAAAACCGTATCCGGTTCCAGAGGGTGCTAGACTGATTTTATGCCGACGCACACCGGTGATCAGCCGTTACTTCAGAGAATTCTCGGGCGAGCTTTATCAGTATATCAAAAAGCACAGCAAAGAATACGACGTTATTCACTGTCACGGTCTCTGGCATTTTGGAACGCTGGCTCCGTTCATGATTGATCACAGTGTAGCAAAAGTGATCACGATTCATGGCGTGCTCGACCGCTGGGTATACGCGCACAACAATTGGAAAAAACAGTTGATGGACACGCTGGCTCAGAAACGATTTCTCCGCCGGGCGGATCTAATTCAAATAAACAACACAGACGAGCGAGAAGACATACTTCGCTATCTGGGTACTCCTCATTCCAATGTTGTTATCCTTCCGAATGGCATTAAGCTGAGTGATTTTGCGCAGTTACCGCCAAAAGGCAGGTTTCGACAGAAATTTGGCTTACCCTCGTCCAAAAAGCTGGTCTTATTCATGAGCCGGCTTAATGTAAAAAAAGGGCTTGGCCTGTTATTACCGGCATTCAAAGAATATGTCCGCCACCATCCAGATACTGTCCTGGCAATAGCCGGGGGTAACGATGGCTATGAAGCGACTACCCGGCAGTTTATAGAAGACAATAAGCTTGGTGATTCTATTCACCTTGTAGGTATGCTGACCGGTGACGACAAGAAGGCAGCCCTTGTAGACGCCGATCTATTCACGCTGCCTTCGTACTCGGAGGGCTTTTCTATGGCGGTGCTCGAGGCTATGGCGGCTGGCACCCCCGCTTTAGTGTCGGATCGAGTCGGTTTTGGTGAGACTATCCGTCAACATGAAGCCGCTGGCCTCATCAGTGATCTGACTCCTGAAGCGCTTCAGAAAGAGCTAGAAAAAATGCTTGGCGATTCTCAACTCCGCCAGCAGGTTGCCCGAAATGCTACTACACTGGTACAAACACAGTACGATATCGACATTGTTGCTAAGCGCCTGCTGGATGAATACGAAAAAATTGTACGCGCAAAAAAACTTAAATCGTCACCTGTTTCTGAACTACCTTAGACCAGTCTACCTGCCGATCAGCCTCCGCCAGATCAACGAAAGGAAACTCCATTAGAAGCTGTTTGAGCTTGGGCAAGCAGTTTTTCAGACCGTAGTACGATTTGAACTGGCGCGACCGGCTCAGACCCGGAATCATGGGTTGTTCTGCGTCGAAGTCGCGGGGGTGAAAATACGTCATTACGTAGGGCGAGCGGTTCATCAAGCCCCTAATTGCCCGGTAAGGTAGCAAGCGGAAATAGCCCCCGCCTGAGAAGATCAAATCCTGACCCATCACTGCCGCCGTATTGATCGGAAACTCCTTTAGCAACGTGCCATTGATATTCAGGTAGCCCGGCTCGAACATGCCCAAAGACGCGTCGCCACCGTGCGCCCGCCGAGCCGAAAAGACGGAACAATCAATTTCGATACCTTGCTCCATCAAAATCGGGAAAACCCAGCGATTGTAGGCTTTGATCGAGAAGCCGGGCGCTCGGTACGACCGAACTTTCTTACCCGTAATATCCTGCAAATGCTTAATGGATCGTTCCAGATCAGCCTGAAACTCAGCCGGGGTCTGCTCGTAAGCAAGCTGGTGCGCGTACGAATGCGTTGCAATTTCGTACCCTGCCGCATCAATGCGACGGATAACGTCAGGATGCTTGTCAGCTACCCACCCTAAGCAAAAGAAAGTCGCTCGGCTGTTTGTGTCTTCCAAAAGCTGAAAAATGCGGTCCATATTGGCATGAATCCGCGTTTCGTAGCGGCTCCATTCAGCCTCAGTTCGCGTCGACGCATTGTCCAGAATATGAAACCACTCTTCAATATCAAATGTCAGGATATTCATAAGTATAAACGTCGCTAACAACCGGAGCAGACCGTTGCTAGCGACTACAATTAATAGAAACGCTTTCCGGCGGCAAGAAACGCTTTAACGTCATCGCGGGTCGGGAACGTAAAATAGGTCATTTGGGCAGCGTCATTTTCGATTAGCTTATAATCGCCCGAGTGGATCTTCTCAATGGACTCCAGGATAGCGTCCATGCCCATTTTCTTTGTAACATCGATCAACTGAGCCTGACTCATCCCCCCGATCTCCAATTTTTTCTGAACGAGAATCGGCCCACTGTCAATACCTTCGTCAACAAAGAAGACAGATACACCTGTATGTGTCTCACCGTTTTTCAAGACCCAGAACGACGGCATTAAACCCCGGTACTTCGGTAAAAGAGCGGTGTGGAGATTGATGCAACCGTACGTCGCCACATCTAACAGCTTCCGTTTGAAAATCTGATTACCGGCAATTGACACTAACAAATCAGGTTTGTAAGCCCGGATCTTCTCCAGATTTTCGTCTTTGTTAATCGCTCCTTCGATTGTAATCAGAGGTATGTTCCGGTCAGCCAGCACCTTTCTGACGTTATTACGGCTATCCATTTTAGAAAGCACGTACTTAAATCCGTACCGGACAAAGAAGGGTAACCCAAAAATATCGTAGGTTTTCTTCATCTTCTCCCCGAAGCTTTCCCGCTTACCAAATGGCGATACGTCAAAAACTACGGTAGCTACAACTTCAGCATAGGGAGGCAGTTTTTTCAGCAGGTAATCAATATTTCGGGCGAGGTAGAACGGATCGTCCTGCGTCAGAATCACAAGGCGCATAAATCGTTAGATAGAGGTTGTTGGTCACAAAACTAAGCAATCCATCGTAAAGCAACGCTTCATTTCTTAACGAACGATAATCTTGTGGCTAAGCTGTTGTCCATCTGCCGTTTCCAGATAGGCGATGTAAAGACCCGCAGCGGCTTCTTCCAAACCAATTGACAACTCATCATAAGCCTTACCGCGCCAGTCTTTCACCAGCCGCCCCATCAGATCCCGCACAGCAACCGACGTGATTGTCATATTCTTCGCTTCGATGTGCAAAGTACGGTCAGCAGCCAATGGATTCGGATAGAGTCGTACGGGAGGCTCCACTTCTGCAACACCCAGGACGAGTGGTTTCGAAACAACCTCGTTACTGTATGCTGACTCCGAAGTATTGCTGTACGCGCGGAGCCGATAATAGTACGTGCCGAACGGATTTGACAAACTGCCGTCTGTATATGAACTTGGCAAGACAGATGAGTTCGTAGTAAAGGTGATAAGTCGCTTAAATCCACCTCGTGTGCTATCGCTTCGTTCCAGAACTAGTGTCTGAGCCGTTGGGGGTGTTGTCCAGCTTAGTTGGATAGCTTTTTCAGAAATCGGTTTTGCAGCCAGGGTCGTTATAGTCGAGATGGCGTCCGCAATGGGTACGCCATCGAAGCTAAACGCCCGCATTCCTCGCGAATTTTTAAGCGTTGGTCCGTTGTAAAAAGGGGACAAGGCATCCGAAAAATAAGCGGGAAGGTACCGAATTGATTTAGCCGACGACGGCTGTCTAAGGCTTACGACTACTTGGTTTCCTTTAGTGGTTCCCCCCGAAAGAAGTCCAGCCTGTCCGTCCAGATAAAAGTAATCTTTCAGCGCCCGACTTCCAATCATCTGCCCGGTTGCGAAGTTGTAATAGGCTGTATCTTTCCAGACCATCTGCATGTCGTTATCGAACACAAGCGTGATGGAGTCTTTACGAGCGTTATAGAACACTTTTTTAATATCCGGCGAGTTAATCTGCAAGGTGTCTTTGTAGCCATAAAAGTCCCGCGCTATCTGCCGGAACTGCTCATAAGCCAGTTGCTGATGTCCGAGCGGATCATAATGGATTCCATCATAACCGCGTCCGCCGATTGTCGCAATCGATTCTACGTTAGAAAACAAATATTTCGTTCGTCGCTGGAAGTCTCGCAGAGCAGCCGCCCCTTCCACTTTATCGGCCAGAATGTTGATTTGGCCAACGTACAGCCGGGCATTTCCATAGTCTTCGTGAAACTGATTGTAGAGCGTTTTAAATTTCTCGTCATAACCGGCAGGTTCATTACCAGCCTCGTCTTCGCCCTGCTTCCAGATAATGGCTTTTACATTTTTATCGACGCCAGCCCACTTCGCCCGAAAAAGTAATCGTCCGTAGAATGTGCTTAAATCGGCATGATTGGCCGGATTCCTCGCCGAAAGCGCTAGAATTCCCGTTCCACCGTAAGCCCCGTTCAGGACCAGCGTTGGTATGCCATACTGCTCTAGAATTAGCCGCTGGAGTGTCAATCCGAACCCACCTACGCTCCCATACGGGTCTTTGGCCCCGTACCACCGCATATCGTTCGGAATGTCCGTAGATCCATAAACGTAACTGGCATTACGCAGGTATTTATCATCAAAATTAAAGGCATAATATTCTTCAAGACCCGACAGCGCCAAGGCATTCGATTGGCCGTGAATGATATAAACGTCTCCGCAGACAATACGCTTCCGATCCGCTACTAACGTAGAGTCAATCCCCTTGTACATAAAAACCCGGAATTCATATTCGGCCCGTTCCGCTTTAATTGTGCTCGTCAACTTAAACGACGCATTAGCGACTGACGACACAAGCGTCTGGCTAACAGCTTGTATTAGCTG contains the following coding sequences:
- a CDS encoding methionyl-tRNA formyltransferase → MRLVILTQDDPFYLARNIDYLLKKLPPYAEVVATVVFDVSPFGKRESFGEKMKKTYDIFGLPFFVRYGFKYVLSKMDSRNNVRKVLADRNIPLITIEGAINKDENLEKIRAYKPDLLVSIAGNQIFKRKLLDVATYGCINLHTALLPKYRGLMPSFWVLKNGETHTGVSVFFVDEGIDSGPILVQKKLEIGGMSQAQLIDVTKKMGMDAILESIEKIHSGDYKLIENDAAQMTYFTFPTRDDVKAFLAAGKRFY
- a CDS encoding polysaccharide deacetylase family protein is translated as MNILTFDIEEWFHILDNASTRTEAEWSRYETRIHANMDRIFQLLEDTNSRATFFCLGWVADKHPDVIRRIDAAGYEIATHSYAHQLAYEQTPAEFQADLERSIKHLQDITGKKVRSYRAPGFSIKAYNRWVFPILMEQGIEIDCSVFSARRAHGGDASLGMFEPGYLNINGTLLKEFPINTAAVMGQDLIFSGGGYFRLLPYRAIRGLMNRSPYVMTYFHPRDFDAEQPMIPGLSRSRQFKSYYGLKNCLPKLKQLLMEFPFVDLAEADRQVDWSKVVQKQVTI
- a CDS encoding glycosyltransferase, with translation MRILNICAYTWEAGGPPKIIFDHTQVALRYGHQVDILSPITAGEKPYPVPEGARLILCRRTPVISRYFREFSGELYQYIKKHSKEYDVIHCHGLWHFGTLAPFMIDHSVAKVITIHGVLDRWVYAHNNWKKQLMDTLAQKRFLRRADLIQINNTDEREDILRYLGTPHSNVVILPNGIKLSDFAQLPPKGRFRQKFGLPSSKKLVLFMSRLNVKKGLGLLLPAFKEYVRHHPDTVLAIAGGNDGYEATTRQFIEDNKLGDSIHLVGMLTGDDKKAALVDADLFTLPSYSEGFSMAVLEAMAAGTPALVSDRVGFGETIRQHEAAGLISDLTPEALQKELEKMLGDSQLRQQVARNATTLVQTQYDIDIVAKRLLDEYEKIVRAKKLKSSPVSELP
- a CDS encoding sialate O-acetylesterase, which translates into the protein MKLLHTSLILFLCYFTVTAQVRFDQIPRDLQLYPRNAAGQADVTVSGTVTNTGYQKIGMQVLREGQLIQAVSQTLVSSVANASFKLTSTIKAERAEYEFRVFMYKGIDSTLVADRKRIVCGDVYIIHGQSNALALSGLEEYYAFNFDDKYLRNASYVYGSTDIPNDMRWYGAKDPYGSVGGFGLTLQRLILEQYGIPTLVLNGAYGGTGILALSARNPANHADLSTFYGRLLFRAKWAGVDKNVKAIIWKQGEDEAGNEPAGYDEKFKTLYNQFHEDYGNARLYVGQINILADKVEGAAALRDFQRRTKYLFSNVESIATIGGRGYDGIHYDPLGHQQLAYEQFRQIARDFYGYKDTLQINSPDIKKVFYNARKDSITLVFDNDMQMVWKDTAYYNFATGQMIGSRALKDYFYLDGQAGLLSGGTTKGNQVVVSLRQPSSAKSIRYLPAYFSDALSPFYNGPTLKNSRGMRAFSFDGVPIADAISTITTLAAKPISEKAIQLSWTTPPTAQTLVLERSDSTRGGFKRLITFTTNSSVLPSSYTDGSLSNPFGTYYYRLRAYSNTSESAYSNEVVSKPLVLGVAEVEPPVRLYPNPLAADRTLHIEAKNMTITSVAVRDLMGRLVKDWRGKAYDELSIGLEEAAAGLYIAYLETADGQQLSHKIIVR